One window of the Burkholderia sp. FERM BP-3421 genome contains the following:
- a CDS encoding ABC transporter substrate-binding protein has translation MNVTHILRRRMRVALAAVLVGASAAAWAVSFDLSPEQPGRPRVAADPAAIRTVPASFKFVEAGTLTVGISPSDPPLGTYATDARTVVGFDADLAQLIADSLGKKLRLVPLAWPDWPLALDSGRVDVVLSNVTVTEERKEKFDFSSYRQDLVGFYVKSDSRIAAIREPKDVAGLRVITDSGTNQEKILLEWSRENVAKGLKPVAVQYYDDRATAGVALQSGRADAIFSVNSIYAYQAAVQHGRIRLVGTLSGGWPRTADIAATTRKGSGFAAPLTQVVNDLIQGGTYRKVLDRWSLGSEAIDRARTNPPGLPKR, from the coding sequence ATGAACGTCACCCATATCCTGAGACGACGCATGCGCGTCGCGCTCGCCGCCGTGCTGGTCGGCGCGAGCGCGGCCGCGTGGGCGGTCAGTTTCGATTTGAGCCCGGAGCAACCGGGGCGGCCGCGCGTCGCCGCCGATCCGGCCGCGATCCGCACGGTGCCCGCATCCTTCAAGTTCGTCGAGGCGGGCACGCTGACCGTCGGCATTTCGCCCAGCGATCCGCCGCTCGGCACGTACGCGACGGATGCGCGCACCGTCGTCGGTTTCGACGCGGATCTCGCGCAGCTGATCGCCGACAGTCTCGGCAAAAAGCTGCGGCTCGTGCCGCTCGCGTGGCCGGATTGGCCGCTCGCGCTCGACTCGGGCCGGGTCGACGTGGTGCTCTCGAACGTGACGGTCACCGAGGAGCGCAAGGAGAAATTCGATTTCTCGAGCTATCGGCAGGACCTGGTCGGCTTCTACGTGAAGTCGGACAGCCGGATCGCCGCGATCCGCGAGCCGAAGGACGTGGCCGGGCTGCGCGTGATCACGGATTCGGGCACGAACCAGGAGAAGATCCTGCTCGAATGGAGCCGTGAGAATGTCGCGAAGGGCCTGAAGCCGGTCGCGGTCCAGTATTACGACGACCGCGCGACGGCGGGCGTCGCGCTGCAGTCGGGCCGCGCGGACGCGATCTTCAGCGTCAACTCGATCTATGCGTACCAGGCGGCGGTGCAGCACGGCCGGATCCGGCTCGTGGGCACGCTGAGCGGCGGCTGGCCGCGCACCGCGGACATCGCCGCGACGACGCGCAAGGGCAGCGGTTTCGCCGCGCCGCTCACGCAGGTGGTGAACGACCTGATCCAGGGCGGCACGTACCGCAAGGTGCTGGACCGCTGGAGCCTGGGCTCGGAAGCGATCGATCGCGCCCGGACCAATCCGCCCGGCTTGCCGAAGCGCTGA
- a CDS encoding GNAT family N-acetyltransferase has protein sequence MADSIIDVSSEDPRARPLVDALTDEYATRYHDYRDNSRARAEQELARYPAALFAPPDGAFILLIRDGETIGGGAFKRYDARTAELKRIWTREDLRRQGLAKRIVAALEQRAARLGYDRLYLTTGFRQPEAWALYLDSGYAALYDPDTAPEIHEHLPFGKDLAQPGRTSTLADLWAPEPAAAPR, from the coding sequence ATGGCTGACAGCATCATCGATGTCTCATCGGAGGACCCGCGTGCCCGCCCGCTGGTCGACGCGTTGACCGATGAATACGCGACCCGCTACCACGACTATCGAGACAACAGTCGTGCCCGGGCCGAGCAGGAGCTGGCGCGCTATCCCGCCGCGCTGTTCGCGCCGCCCGACGGCGCGTTCATCCTGCTGATCCGCGACGGCGAGACCATCGGCGGCGGCGCGTTCAAGCGCTACGACGCGCGGACCGCCGAGCTGAAGCGGATCTGGACGCGCGAAGACCTGCGTCGCCAGGGGCTCGCGAAGCGCATCGTGGCGGCGCTGGAACAGCGCGCCGCGCGACTGGGCTACGACCGCCTCTATCTGACCACCGGGTTCCGGCAGCCCGAGGCCTGGGCGCTGTATCTCGACTCGGGCTACGCCGCGCTGTACGACCCGGACACCGCGCCCGAGATCCACGAGCACCTGCCGTTCGGCAAGGATCTCGCGCAGCCGGGGCGCACCAGCACGCTGGCCGACCTATGGGCGCCCGAGCCGGCCGCCGCGCCGCGCTGA
- a CDS encoding succinylglutamate desuccinylase/aspartoacylase family protein, whose amino-acid sequence MTEPARLRNPIHCEIDLDTDGKQVGYLRVPHSVHRSAYGWIPVPIVSIRRGDGPVVLVMAGNHGDEYEGQIIVSELIREIEPSMLTGQLILLPMANFPAADAGLRVSPLDGGNLNRSFPGDPAGGPTALIADYLERALLPRAQYLVDLHSGGSSLRYHGGNLLALLPRDEAETARVRALLSAFGLPNAFLHAPNPVHASAAARRQGALSILTELGGGATADPALLRQGRHGLLHFLGFVGALSGPLVPAAPPVVTRFMRIDGARHHVYAYDKGLYEPLVALGDQVREGQPAARLHFPDTPLREPVVYRFAGSGEVVCQRHPAQAQRGDCLFQLAEPLDAGR is encoded by the coding sequence ATGACCGAACCTGCCCGCTTGCGCAACCCGATCCACTGCGAAATCGATCTCGACACCGACGGCAAGCAGGTCGGCTATCTGCGGGTGCCGCATTCCGTGCACCGCTCCGCGTACGGCTGGATTCCGGTCCCGATCGTATCGATCCGGCGCGGCGACGGCCCGGTCGTGCTCGTGATGGCCGGCAATCACGGCGACGAATACGAAGGTCAGATCATCGTGTCGGAGCTGATCCGCGAGATCGAGCCGAGCATGCTGACGGGCCAGCTGATCCTGCTGCCGATGGCGAATTTCCCCGCGGCGGACGCGGGCCTGCGCGTGTCGCCGCTCGACGGCGGCAACCTGAACCGGAGCTTCCCCGGCGATCCGGCGGGCGGCCCGACCGCATTGATCGCCGACTATCTCGAACGGGCGCTGCTGCCGCGCGCGCAATACCTGGTCGACCTGCATTCGGGCGGCAGTTCGCTGCGCTATCACGGCGGCAACCTGCTCGCGCTGCTGCCGCGCGATGAAGCGGAAACGGCGCGGGTGCGCGCGCTGCTGTCGGCGTTCGGCTTGCCGAACGCCTTCCTGCATGCGCCGAATCCGGTTCATGCATCGGCGGCGGCGCGTCGCCAGGGCGCGCTGTCGATCCTGACGGAGCTGGGCGGCGGCGCGACGGCGGATCCGGCGCTGCTGCGCCAGGGCCGCCACGGGCTGCTGCATTTCCTGGGCTTCGTCGGCGCGCTGAGCGGGCCGCTCGTGCCCGCCGCGCCGCCCGTCGTCACGCGCTTCATGCGCATCGACGGCGCGCGCCATCATGTCTACGCCTACGACAAGGGGCTCTACGAGCCGCTCGTCGCGCTGGGCGATCAGGTGCGCGAGGGGCAGCCCGCCGCGCGCCTGCACTTTCCCGACACGCCCCTGCGCGAGCCCGTCGTCTACCGGTTCGCCGGCAGCGGCGAGGTGGTATGCCAGCGGCATCCCGCCCAGGCGCAGCGCGGCGACTGCCTGTTCCAGCTCGCCGAGCCGCTCGACGCCGGCCGCTGA
- a CDS encoding YihY/virulence factor BrkB family protein yields the protein MKSLIPEQPQKLVRHNVNWAMNAFQRFAADRCTTMAASIAFYAAFSLAPMLVMVIAVAGWFFGDDAARGQIFSQVHELIGNEAAASVQTIVENAHRSGNRGGVAALISFSMLAIGASATFSSLNTALSIIWPATEKRASSVLGLVRVRLISFGLVLGVAFLLIVSLVLDTAITFIGRWLWGATPYVVIGNLLQFTAGIAVLAGAFTALMKFLPDARIALRDALTGGIVAAVLFSAGKKLFALYLAHAGTASAFGAAGSFAVLLMWLYFSAAVLLLGAEFAAARGAAARAQDGAPAR from the coding sequence ATGAAGTCACTGATTCCCGAACAACCCCAGAAGCTCGTCCGCCACAACGTCAATTGGGCGATGAACGCCTTCCAGCGCTTCGCCGCCGATCGCTGCACGACGATGGCGGCGAGCATCGCGTTCTACGCGGCGTTCTCGCTCGCGCCGATGCTCGTGATGGTGATCGCGGTCGCCGGCTGGTTCTTCGGCGACGACGCCGCGCGCGGCCAGATCTTCAGCCAGGTGCACGAACTGATCGGCAACGAGGCCGCCGCCAGCGTGCAAACCATCGTCGAGAACGCGCATCGCAGCGGCAATCGCGGCGGCGTCGCCGCGCTGATCTCGTTCTCGATGCTCGCGATCGGCGCCTCCGCGACCTTCTCGTCGCTGAACACCGCGCTCAGCATCATCTGGCCCGCCACCGAGAAGCGCGCCTCGTCGGTGCTCGGGCTCGTGCGGGTCCGGCTCATCTCGTTCGGCCTCGTGCTCGGCGTGGCCTTCCTGCTGATCGTGTCGCTCGTGCTCGACACCGCGATCACGTTCATCGGCCGCTGGCTGTGGGGCGCCACGCCCTACGTGGTGATCGGCAACCTGCTGCAGTTCACGGCCGGCATCGCGGTGCTCGCGGGCGCCTTCACCGCGCTCATGAAGTTCCTGCCCGACGCGCGCATCGCGTTGCGCGACGCGCTCACGGGCGGCATCGTCGCCGCCGTGCTGTTCTCGGCGGGCAAGAAGCTGTTCGCGCTGTACCTCGCGCATGCGGGCACCGCGAGCGCGTTCGGCGCGGCCGGCTCGTTCGCGGTGCTGCTCATGTGGCTGTATTTCTCGGCGGCCGTGCTGCTGCTCGGCGCGGAATTCGCGGCGGCGCGCGGCGCGGCGGCGCGCGCGCAAGACGGCGCCCCCGCACGCTGA
- a CDS encoding porin, with translation MKKLALSTLSLALMGAAGVAHAQSSVTLYGVIDTSITYVHGNDGQGNNAWQMGSGNLSGSRWGMKGTEDLGSGLKAIFQIEGGFNSGTGALGQSNSSTQRIFGRQAFVGLQSDQYGTVTLGRQYDPLVDLVQPVTADNYFGSVFATPGDVDNNDNSLRVSNTVKYASPVFSGLQFEALYGFGGIAGQTGAGQTWSAAVAYNNGPIGLAAGYFRASNPSPATAALRSNSWGGSSDPIFDGPINSGYQSAKSIGIAQVGGQYVIGPVTLGLGYSNAQYKSDGYSLFTSTQKFNTGRAFAAFQATPALLLGVGYSYTKANGNTDAKYHQVSLGGDYSLSKRTDLYLVGAYQHASGTQLTVSSSGVVSTQTAQASIGSYGYAGTSSQEMVAVGIRHKF, from the coding sequence ATGAAGAAACTCGCGTTATCTACCCTCTCGTTGGCACTCATGGGCGCGGCCGGCGTCGCGCATGCGCAAAGCAGCGTCACGTTGTATGGCGTGATCGACACGTCGATCACGTATGTTCACGGTAACGACGGCCAGGGCAACAACGCCTGGCAAATGGGCAGCGGCAACCTGTCCGGCAGCCGTTGGGGCATGAAGGGTACGGAAGATCTGGGTAGCGGCCTGAAGGCGATATTCCAGATCGAAGGCGGCTTCAACTCGGGTACGGGCGCGCTCGGCCAGAGCAACAGCAGCACGCAGCGGATCTTCGGCCGCCAGGCGTTCGTCGGCCTGCAGAGCGACCAGTACGGCACGGTCACGCTGGGTCGCCAATACGACCCGCTCGTCGACCTGGTGCAGCCGGTCACGGCCGACAACTACTTCGGCAGCGTGTTCGCCACGCCGGGCGACGTCGACAACAACGATAACAGCCTGCGCGTGAGCAACACCGTCAAGTACGCGTCGCCGGTGTTCTCGGGCCTCCAGTTCGAAGCGTTGTACGGCTTCGGCGGCATCGCGGGCCAAACGGGCGCGGGCCAGACCTGGTCGGCCGCGGTCGCCTACAACAACGGCCCGATCGGCCTCGCCGCCGGCTACTTCCGCGCGTCGAACCCGTCGCCGGCGACGGCAGCCCTGCGCAGCAATTCGTGGGGCGGTTCGTCGGATCCGATCTTCGACGGCCCGATCAATAGCGGCTACCAGAGCGCGAAGTCGATCGGCATCGCGCAGGTCGGCGGCCAGTACGTGATCGGCCCCGTCACCCTGGGTCTCGGCTACAGCAACGCGCAGTACAAGTCGGACGGTTATTCGCTGTTCACGTCGACGCAGAAGTTCAACACGGGCCGCGCATTCGCTGCGTTCCAGGCGACTCCGGCACTGCTGCTGGGCGTCGGCTACTCGTACACGAAGGCGAACGGCAACACGGACGCGAAGTACCATCAGGTGTCGCTGGGCGGCGACTACTCGCTGTCGAAGCGCACCGACCTGTACCTGGTGGGCGCGTACCAGCACGCGAGCGGTACGCAGCTGACGGTCAGCAGCAGCGGCGTCGTCAGCACGCAGACGGCGCAAGCGTCGATCGGCTCGTACGGCTACGCCGGCACCAGCTCGCAGGAAATGGTCGCCGTGGGTATCCGCCACAAGTTCTAA
- a CDS encoding HU family DNA-binding protein: MATSAKKVAKKAAAPAKKVAAKKAAPAKKVVAKKAVAKAPAALTPIKDSFTKASLATHIAERAEVEVKAVKAVLAALENVVLGSIHKKGAGEFTLPGLLKVTAQAVAAKKKRFGKDPFTGEERWFPAKPASVRVKVRALKKLKDAAA; this comes from the coding sequence ATGGCGACTTCCGCAAAAAAGGTGGCTAAGAAGGCTGCCGCACCGGCCAAGAAAGTGGCTGCAAAGAAAGCAGCGCCCGCGAAAAAAGTAGTGGCCAAGAAGGCTGTCGCGAAGGCGCCCGCCGCTCTGACGCCGATCAAGGACTCGTTCACCAAGGCCTCGCTCGCAACGCACATCGCGGAACGCGCCGAAGTCGAAGTGAAGGCGGTGAAGGCAGTGCTCGCGGCGCTCGAGAACGTCGTTCTCGGCTCGATCCACAAGAAGGGCGCCGGCGAATTCACGCTGCCGGGTCTTCTGAAGGTCACCGCGCAAGCCGTGGCGGCGAAGAAGAAGCGCTTCGGCAAGGATCCGTTCACGGGTGAAGAGCGCTGGTTCCCGGCCAAGCCGGCAAGCGTTCGCGTGAAGGTTCGTGCGCTGAAGAAGCTGAAGGACGCAGCAGCCTAA
- the galU gene encoding UTP--glucose-1-phosphate uridylyltransferase GalU, with protein sequence MLKVTKAVFPVAGLGTRFLPATKASPKEMLPVVDKPLIQYAVEEAIHAGITEMIFVTGRSKRAIEDHFDKSYEVEAELEARGKDKLLDLVRGIKPSHVDCFYVRQPAALGLGHAVLCAEKLVHGEPFAVILADDLLHGEQPVLRQLVDVFNHYHSSVIGVETIAREDSRAYGVVEGREWEEDVIKLSGIIEKPAPEHAPSNLGVVGRYVLMPSIFEHLRRIRPGAGGELQLTDALQSLLTEEQVLAYRYYGTRFDCGSKIGYLKATVELALRHPEVSRDFEAYLRTCLPALAAVA encoded by the coding sequence ATGCTCAAAGTCACCAAAGCCGTGTTTCCCGTCGCCGGGCTGGGCACGCGGTTCCTGCCCGCCACCAAGGCGAGCCCGAAAGAGATGTTGCCGGTCGTCGACAAGCCGCTGATTCAGTATGCGGTGGAGGAGGCGATCCACGCGGGCATCACCGAGATGATCTTCGTGACCGGGCGCAGCAAGCGCGCGATCGAGGATCATTTCGACAAATCCTACGAGGTCGAGGCGGAACTCGAGGCGCGCGGCAAGGACAAGCTGCTCGATCTCGTGCGCGGCATCAAGCCGAGCCACGTCGATTGCTTCTATGTCCGCCAGCCGGCCGCCCTCGGCCTCGGCCATGCGGTGTTGTGCGCGGAGAAGCTGGTGCACGGCGAGCCGTTCGCGGTGATCCTCGCCGACGACCTGCTGCACGGCGAGCAGCCGGTGCTGCGGCAGCTCGTCGACGTGTTCAACCACTATCACAGCTCGGTGATCGGCGTCGAAACCATCGCGCGCGAGGACAGCCGCGCGTACGGCGTGGTCGAGGGCCGCGAGTGGGAGGAGGACGTGATCAAGCTGTCGGGCATCATCGAGAAGCCGGCGCCCGAGCACGCGCCGTCGAATCTCGGCGTGGTCGGTCGCTACGTGCTGATGCCTAGCATCTTCGAGCACCTGCGCCGGATCCGGCCGGGCGCGGGCGGCGAACTTCAGCTCACCGACGCGCTGCAGTCGCTGTTGACCGAGGAGCAGGTGCTCGCCTACCGCTACTACGGCACGCGCTTCGATTGCGGCAGCAAGATCGGCTACCTGAAGGCCACCGTCGAGCTGGCGCTGCGGCACCCGGAAGTGAGCCGCGATTTCGAGGCGTACCTGCGTACCTGCCTGCCGGCGCTCGCGGCGGTCGCCTAG
- a CDS encoding acyltransferase family protein produces MSVAALSPLARANAFALDRKEHLIDALRGFAALLVAYFHCRQVVWVGIQQFHRVHGHAIGPDVLLGYLTFPIAWGSAGVPIFFVISGYCIHRNAALRLAADPTWRLDTANFWARRFARIYPVLLAALVVTLALDLVSLQYEPVSHKIRALGPLAFAVNLLSLQGVAGPAYGSNGALWTLSLEVQFYALYPLVFAARRRFGLAPVLAGVVLVNVASAWWLERHDLQFFTSYWLAWMLGAWIAETRARTPGRRPSARWYGAGIALLALGCGAFRYGQYGAFQLWAAGFACCLYPALAHPPRPNAVLRALSGCGAFSYSLYLVHLPLFVCMASLLYRSTPQLSIWPSFGLMALALPFAYLFYRAVELPAMRWSASLKPRRVRAPEASRMTV; encoded by the coding sequence ATGTCTGTCGCCGCCCTCTCCCCGCTCGCGCGGGCGAATGCCTTCGCCCTCGACCGGAAGGAGCACCTGATCGACGCGCTGCGCGGATTCGCCGCGCTGCTCGTCGCCTATTTCCATTGCCGCCAGGTCGTGTGGGTCGGCATCCAGCAGTTTCATCGGGTGCACGGCCACGCGATCGGGCCCGACGTGCTGCTCGGCTACCTGACCTTTCCTATCGCCTGGGGCTCGGCGGGCGTGCCGATCTTCTTCGTGATCAGCGGCTACTGCATTCATCGCAACGCGGCGCTCCGGCTCGCCGCCGATCCGACCTGGCGGCTCGACACGGCGAATTTCTGGGCGCGCCGCTTCGCCCGCATCTATCCGGTGCTGCTCGCCGCGCTCGTCGTCACCCTCGCGCTCGATCTCGTCAGCCTGCAGTACGAGCCGGTCAGCCACAAGATCCGCGCGCTCGGGCCGCTCGCGTTCGCCGTCAACCTGCTGTCGCTGCAAGGCGTCGCCGGGCCCGCCTACGGCTCGAACGGCGCGCTGTGGACCCTGTCGCTCGAAGTCCAGTTCTATGCGCTCTACCCGCTCGTGTTCGCCGCGCGCCGCCGCTTCGGCCTCGCGCCCGTGCTGGCGGGAGTGGTGCTCGTCAACGTCGCGTCGGCGTGGTGGCTCGAACGCCATGACCTGCAGTTCTTCACGTCCTACTGGCTCGCCTGGATGCTCGGCGCGTGGATTGCGGAGACGCGCGCGCGAACGCCCGGGCGCCGGCCCTCCGCGCGCTGGTACGGCGCGGGCATCGCGCTGCTCGCGCTCGGCTGCGGCGCGTTCCGCTACGGTCAGTACGGCGCGTTCCAGCTGTGGGCGGCCGGCTTCGCGTGCTGCCTGTACCCGGCGCTCGCGCACCCGCCCCGTCCCAACGCGGTACTGCGCGCGCTGTCCGGCTGCGGCGCGTTCAGCTATTCGCTGTATCTCGTGCATCTGCCGCTGTTCGTCTGCATGGCGTCGCTGCTGTACCGTTCGACGCCGCAACTGTCGATCTGGCCGTCGTTCGGCCTGATGGCGCTCGCGCTGCCGTTCGCCTATTTGTTCTATCGCGCGGTCGAACTGCCCGCGATGCGCTGGTCGGCCAGCTTGAAACCGCGGCGCGTCCGCGCGCCGGAGGCGTCCCGCATGACCGTGTGA
- a CDS encoding IS256 family transposase produces the protein MPKKRTAAAQAAERGPLPDLPKELLDQLVTGPMTPAEVQNLMLAFNKALIERAMGAEMNLHLGYPSGQPKPPGQANERNGASGKTVMTERGPVRVEVPRDRDGSFEPILIPKHERRFTGFDERIIAMYARGMSVREIQAFLAESYGTEVSPDFISSVTDEVMAEAFAWQSRPLETMYPVVFFDALRVKIRDDGIVSNKAVYLALGIQADGQRDVLGLWIEQTEGAKFWLKVFNELKVRGCQDILIAVVDGLKGLPEAIGTVYPQTTVQTCIVHLIRNSLEFASYKDRSVLARALRPIYAAASAQAAQQALQDFAEGPWGNKYPMIVQCWQRAWEHVTPFFVFPPDIRRVVYTTNAIESLNMQLRKIIKTRGHFPHDEAAVKLLWLALRNVLAKSVRTTFDWKSAMNQFAILFGERFTQAR, from the coding sequence ATGCCGAAAAAACGAACAGCCGCTGCGCAGGCGGCGGAGCGGGGCCCGCTGCCGGACCTGCCCAAAGAACTGCTTGACCAGTTGGTTACTGGTCCAATGACGCCAGCCGAGGTGCAGAACCTGATGCTGGCCTTCAACAAGGCACTCATCGAGCGCGCCATGGGTGCTGAGATGAATTTGCACCTGGGTTACCCGTCCGGACAGCCCAAGCCACCTGGACAGGCCAACGAGCGCAACGGTGCCAGCGGCAAGACGGTCATGACGGAGCGCGGCCCGGTCCGGGTCGAAGTGCCTCGTGATCGCGACGGTAGCTTCGAGCCAATCCTGATTCCCAAGCACGAGCGCCGCTTTACCGGTTTCGATGAGCGCATCATCGCGATGTACGCGCGCGGCATGAGCGTACGCGAGATTCAAGCGTTTCTGGCAGAGAGCTACGGTACCGAGGTGTCTCCCGATTTCATCAGTTCGGTAACCGACGAGGTCATGGCCGAGGCTTTCGCCTGGCAAAGCCGGCCGCTCGAAACAATGTATCCGGTGGTGTTCTTCGACGCGCTGCGGGTCAAGATCCGCGATGACGGAATCGTCAGCAACAAGGCCGTGTATCTGGCACTGGGCATCCAGGCTGACGGCCAGCGCGACGTGCTGGGGCTGTGGATCGAGCAGACCGAGGGCGCCAAGTTCTGGCTCAAGGTATTCAATGAACTGAAGGTACGCGGCTGCCAGGATATTCTGATTGCCGTGGTTGACGGTCTGAAAGGACTTCCCGAGGCAATCGGCACGGTTTATCCCCAGACTACCGTGCAGACCTGCATCGTGCATCTGATCCGTAATAGTTTGGAGTTTGCCAGCTACAAGGATCGCAGCGTACTCGCCAGAGCGTTGCGCCCGATCTATGCCGCGGCCAGTGCGCAAGCGGCCCAGCAAGCGCTACAGGATTTCGCCGAGGGTCCATGGGGAAACAAGTATCCGATGATCGTCCAGTGCTGGCAGCGCGCCTGGGAGCACGTCACACCGTTCTTCGTGTTTCCGCCGGACATTCGGCGAGTGGTTTACACCACAAACGCCATTGAGAGTTTGAACATGCAACTGCGCAAGATCATCAAGACCCGCGGTCACTTCCCACACGACGAAGCCGCCGTCAAACTGCTCTGGCTCGCGCTGCGCAACGTGCTGGCCAAGTCGGTACGAACGACCTTCGACTGGAAATCCGCGATGAACCAGTTTGCTATTCTGTTCGGGGAGCGATTTACGCAAGCCCGCTGA
- a CDS encoding oligosaccharide flippase family protein, translated as MDKGLLRNVAINFCGLVLPTFVSLVTVPAYIRVLGVERYGVVSLVWTLIGYFGVLDLGMSMAAQNHISKALASGDARQGAQVFWSACWLNLATGVAGGVLIYAGAFVYTASFSSLPAGLRHEVYGALPWLACAIPLANVSWVFAGAINGAERFGVFNTNQTIGTFLFQLLPLGAAWLVAPTLPVVLAAAVGARLIAALLLGVASLRVLGIRRVERPRLGVAKGLFSFGGWMLIASTAGTIADTLDRVMLGAALGARYVTYYTVPQNLVTRLNMLPNALVRTLFPRLSALGREHADALARQSLECLNAAFTPVAIVAVFALEPFLAVWVGRDLATLSGPVGRLLVISVWLVGQASVTRILIQAQVNPARAALVGLVELPFFIAALAYGIHAFGLTGAAVVVAGRALLDYLALLYLSAIRMRSIVLDMAAHLAFLLASLYLAPALPGIPAAAIGCAAVAAANLAWSFTTTPGLRAWARAVLGRLHSRKSA; from the coding sequence ATGGATAAGGGGCTGCTCAGGAACGTCGCGATCAATTTCTGCGGGCTGGTGCTGCCGACCTTCGTCTCGCTCGTCACGGTGCCCGCGTACATCCGGGTGCTCGGCGTCGAACGCTATGGCGTGGTGAGCCTCGTCTGGACGCTGATCGGCTATTTCGGCGTGCTCGATCTCGGCATGAGCATGGCCGCGCAAAACCATATCTCGAAGGCGCTCGCGAGCGGCGACGCGCGACAGGGCGCGCAGGTGTTCTGGAGCGCGTGCTGGCTCAATCTCGCGACGGGCGTCGCGGGCGGCGTGCTGATCTATGCGGGCGCGTTCGTCTATACCGCGAGTTTTTCGTCGCTGCCGGCCGGCTTGCGCCACGAGGTGTACGGCGCGCTGCCCTGGCTCGCGTGCGCGATCCCGCTCGCGAACGTCTCGTGGGTATTCGCGGGTGCGATCAATGGCGCCGAACGCTTCGGCGTGTTCAACACGAACCAGACGATCGGGACCTTCCTGTTCCAGCTGCTGCCGCTCGGCGCCGCGTGGCTCGTCGCGCCGACGCTGCCGGTGGTGCTCGCGGCGGCGGTCGGCGCGCGCCTGATCGCGGCGCTGCTGCTCGGCGTCGCGAGCCTGCGCGTGCTCGGCATCCGCCGCGTGGAGCGGCCGCGGCTCGGCGTCGCCAAGGGATTGTTCAGCTTCGGCGGCTGGATGCTGATCGCGAGCACGGCGGGGACGATCGCCGACACGCTCGATCGCGTGATGCTCGGCGCGGCGCTCGGTGCGCGCTACGTCACCTACTACACGGTGCCGCAGAACCTCGTCACGCGCCTGAACATGCTGCCGAACGCGCTGGTGCGCACCCTGTTTCCGCGCCTGTCCGCGCTCGGCCGCGAGCACGCGGACGCGCTCGCGCGCCAGTCGCTCGAATGCCTGAACGCCGCGTTCACGCCGGTCGCGATCGTCGCGGTCTTCGCGCTGGAACCGTTCCTCGCGGTGTGGGTGGGCAGGGACCTCGCGACGCTGTCGGGCCCGGTCGGGCGGCTGCTCGTGATCAGCGTGTGGCTGGTCGGGCAGGCGAGCGTCACGCGGATCCTGATCCAGGCGCAGGTCAATCCGGCGCGCGCCGCCCTGGTCGGGCTCGTCGAACTGCCGTTCTTCATCGCCGCGCTCGCGTACGGAATCCACGCGTTCGGCCTGACGGGCGCAGCGGTGGTCGTGGCCGGGCGCGCGCTGCTCGACTATCTCGCACTGCTGTACCTGTCCGCGATCCGGATGCGATCGATCGTGCTCGACATGGCGGCGCACCTCGCGTTCCTGCTCGCGAGCCTGTATCTCGCGCCCGCGCTGCCCGGCATTCCGGCCGCCGCGATCGGGTGCGCGGCCGTCGCGGCGGCGAACCTGGCGTGGTCGTTCACGACGACGCCCGGCCTGCGCGCGTGGGCGCGCGCGGTGCTCGGGCGTCTCCATTCGAGGAAAAGCGCATGA